The Lentimicrobiaceae bacterium genome window below encodes:
- a CDS encoding lamin tail domain-containing protein, translated as MKKLLTVLFAILSLSAYCQLIDDFSDGDFTNNPTWVGDVDAFTVNTSYQLQLNSSGSDISALCTSIQVPTEVEWSFWVKLPFSPSSNNNARVYLIADNSDLKQDLNGFYIQLGESGSNDAIELVKQSGSQHTVICRGQDGAIASSFTARIKVTRTDDGLWSIYSDMSGNENYILQATGNDNTPIVGQYMGVYCKYTTSNSNKFYFDDFCAGAIQYDTTPPQVLSVKPISDNSIDIVFNEAVTDATAGNANNYKLLPNNITPYQVEVLDHATVRLIFNISFESDLIYKVQIKNISDLVGNVMPQTEVEFAFHSVSAFDVLINEIMADPTPVVGLPDAEYIELYNRTDFPISLDNWKMKIGRYYKDISDFTLAPKSYVILCDDGSVPLLSEYGDIIDFETFSLANSGATLILYDDLGNVIHAVEYTDKWYNSDYKKDGGWSLELIDPNNPCAAQSNWSASVSDLGGTPGSINSIYASNPDTTNPKILRVGVIDEFNVEVWFTETCDSIQIADVNNYSIDNNIGTPLRVILFPPFYNRVQLVLPTALQAGTLYSLQCSQLISDCVGNTFVHTEGAIFAIPTQAAENDIVINEFLFNPFAGSVDWVEIWNVSEKVIDLKTLVLSNYDTSTNAILSYHEISENSLLMLPQQYYVLSTSQEKIKPYYTIQNPDAFIDMNSMPTMNNEDGTIALCAKGGGFIDKVAYTSDMHFALLKDVKGVSLERINPQTSSSQRSNWHSAAETAGFATPGYINSQFSPVAVSDAQLDLEPEVFSPDNDGYNDVLKISVNKIKPGSVVNITIFDSFGQIVRKLTNNELSGTSAVFYWDGLKDNNQKASIGRYIVFVEAYDLEGKVVKLKKTTVLGGKL; from the coding sequence ATGAAAAAATTATTGACGGTTTTATTTGCAATTCTTTCGTTGTCAGCGTATTGTCAGCTTATTGACGATTTTTCCGATGGCGATTTTACTAACAACCCAACTTGGGTAGGCGATGTTGATGCGTTTACTGTAAATACTTCGTATCAGTTGCAACTAAACAGTAGCGGCTCGGATATATCGGCATTGTGTACTTCTATTCAAGTCCCGACGGAAGTGGAGTGGTCATTTTGGGTAAAATTACCTTTTTCTCCTTCGAGCAACAATAATGCAAGGGTTTATTTAATAGCCGATAACAGCGACTTAAAACAAGATTTAAACGGCTTTTATATTCAGCTTGGCGAATCCGGTTCCAACGATGCTATAGAACTAGTCAAGCAAAGCGGAAGTCAGCATACGGTTATTTGTCGCGGTCAAGATGGAGCCATAGCTTCGTCGTTTACGGCACGCATAAAAGTTACTCGCACCGACGATGGATTGTGGTCGATATATAGCGATATGAGCGGAAATGAAAACTACATTTTGCAAGCTACCGGCAACGACAATACGCCTATTGTAGGACAATACATGGGAGTTTATTGCAAATACACGACTTCCAACAGCAATAAGTTTTATTTCGACGATTTTTGTGCAGGTGCTATACAATACGACACCACTCCGCCGCAAGTGCTGTCGGTTAAGCCAATTTCCGATAATTCAATTGATATTGTGTTCAACGAAGCCGTTACAGATGCTACAGCCGGCAATGCCAATAACTACAAGCTTTTGCCTAACAATATTACTCCTTATCAGGTGGAGGTTTTAGACCATGCGACAGTCAGATTAATTTTTAATATTTCCTTTGAAAGCGATTTAATTTACAAGGTTCAGATTAAAAATATTTCCGATTTGGTTGGTAATGTAATGCCACAGACGGAAGTTGAATTTGCTTTTCATTCTGTTTCAGCATTCGATGTTTTGATAAATGAAATAATGGCTGACCCAACGCCTGTTGTTGGCTTGCCCGATGCCGAATATATCGAGTTGTACAATCGCACTGATTTTCCTATTAGTCTTGATAATTGGAAAATGAAAATAGGAAGATATTATAAAGATATATCTGATTTTACATTAGCACCTAAATCGTACGTTATACTTTGCGATGATGGCTCTGTTCCGCTTCTATCGGAGTATGGCGATATAATAGATTTTGAAACTTTTTCGTTGGCAAATTCGGGTGCCACGCTCATTTTGTACGACGATTTGGGTAATGTTATTCATGCAGTTGAATATACCGACAAATGGTACAACAGCGATTACAAAAAAGACGGAGGTTGGTCTTTGGAATTGATTGACCCGAACAATCCTTGTGCTGCACAAAGCAATTGGAGTGCATCGGTTAGCGATTTGGGAGGAACTCCCGGAAGTATAAACTCCATTTATGCATCAAATCCCGATACTACCAACCCGAAAATTTTGCGTGTAGGTGTTATTGATGAGTTTAATGTAGAAGTTTGGTTTACCGAGACTTGCGACAGCATTCAGATTGCAGATGTAAACAATTATTCAATAGATAATAACATAGGCACACCGCTACGAGTTATTTTGTTTCCGCCTTTTTACAACAGAGTGCAATTGGTTTTGCCTACGGCTTTGCAAGCAGGAACTTTGTACAGCTTACAATGTTCGCAACTGATAAGCGATTGCGTTGGAAATACTTTTGTGCACACTGAGGGTGCAATTTTTGCAATTCCGACTCAAGCAGCCGAAAACGATATAGTTATTAATGAATTTTTGTTCAATCCGTTTGCCGGAAGTGTTGATTGGGTCGAGATTTGGAATGTGTCCGAAAAAGTTATCGATTTAAAAACCTTGGTTTTATCAAATTACGATACTTCTACCAATGCAATTTTGAGTTATCACGAAATATCCGAAAATTCGCTGCTGATGCTGCCGCAACAGTACTATGTGCTTAGTACTTCGCAAGAAAAAATTAAACCATACTACACCATACAAAATCCCGATGCTTTTATTGATATGAACTCAATGCCTACCATGAATAATGAAGACGGAACGATTGCCTTATGTGCCAAAGGCGGTGGGTTTATTGATAAAGTGGCTTACACTTCCGATATGCACTTTGCTTTGCTAAAAGATGTAAAGGGTGTTTCGTTAGAACGTATTAATCCGCAGACATCGTCGAGCCAGAGGAGCAATTGGCATTCGGCAGCAGAAACGGCAGGGTTTGCAACGCCCGGATACATAAATTCGCAATTCTCTCCGGTTGCGGTATCTGATGCACAATTGGACTTGGAACCCGAAGTGTTTTCGCCCGATAACGACGGCTACAACGATGTGTTGAAAATTTCAGTAAATAAAATAAAACCAGGAAGCGTAGTAAATATCACCATATTCGATTCTTTCGGTCAGATTGTTAGAAAACTGACTAACAACGAGCTTTCGGGAACATCGGCAGTGTTTTATTGGGACGGATTAAAAGATAATAACCAAAAAGCAAGTATTGGCAGATATATTGTCTTTGTTGAGGCATATGATTTGGAAGGCAAAGTCGTTAAATTGAAAAAGACAACCGTACTTGGGGGAAAGCTGTAA